A segment of the Solanum lycopersicum chromosome 9, SLM_r2.1 genome:
acTTTTAagacaattttgaaaaaaattcttgaagGAAACTCAATATCTATTTCTatagactttttatttttttttaaaagctagtaaaaaatttatattattattttgcctaacatttgtattttgtttttattgtaggGTTGATTCCAATGATAATGATGAGACTTAGGTAGCACATGAATTTACAATGAAGATGAGATGAGGATCATAATTGCTGAagattatgattttaaaaaagttagttATGGTGACGTAAAACTAtatcttataaattttattgacgCTCATGTCTAAGTATTGAACATTACAGTATATTTTGCTTTTCTGTAATTAATTTCTCATCACGTGCTTTGCACGTATATGTTAAGCTATTGGCgcactattttaaaaaagatcATCAATATTATTAAATCAAGTCTTTGAAtttataatgtttatataagAATAACATAAGAATAACATACATTTTCTTAGTGAAAGTTATCAATATGGATCATCAAAAAATGACTTGTTTGATGATGATTGTGCATATATTATGCATCAATCATATATGCATCAATCATAGCAAGGGAGATATCTATGGCACTAGCTATATCTTGTCAGGTGCCACCAAATTTAAAATCACTATTTGAATCACATAATTACTTTGTCAAGCTTAACTAAAAGCTAGTATTTGACCATAGAATCACAAATAGgagaaaaagacaaatatacCCCCCGAACTATGGTAAATGGTATGCAAATACCTTCcatcatacttttgggacattgatGCCTCTACCGCCTAAAAGTTAGAATGtatataccctttatactaACAGATATACAATGAAATATTGTTAAGAGACCCTTTTTGAGTAATTATTCCAATCTAAAATGTAGTTTTACACTGAACAAAGAGAAATCTTGTTTTCTAATGAGCAATGATGTTAAGATATATTTCAGAGTAGTTACCTATTTTAAGAGGATAATTTGAGCGATTATCTCCAATCAGAGACAAAATTGTTTTTATACATTTGGGCAAGAGCATATATTATTAGAAGTAGTATTGAGAATCGATATAGGTCAAAGTTCAGAAAACTCATAGCCACCATAAACCATGTCTTGCCAACATGGTAcatgatcatactttttagacgAATCTTTAGTGTCTTCGGGTAAAGCTTAGTAGATCAACTTGGTTGAGATGTTTTATATCCCGACATAATGTAGGACGGTTCTAACAATGTGGACAACACATTCTATCATCACGTAACTTATAGTGATGATTGTTAGTTAGAGAATCTTCCAATAGAGTTAATGTGTATTTTTACATATCACTTATTATGTTCAGTTCATAAATTAGTACGTATTTTGTAAAGCTTAAAATGATTTAACTCCTATATTTCTTTACATTCAGCTTAAGTGTAGTTTTATTACATTAGTTATTTAACTTCGGCTATATTACATACTCGTAAATTTAGATATATTGATGTCATTTGACCTTCATCTTTTTATGATGATGAAACGAGTGTTCATAATTATCAACCTGCATTTTGTTACGATCACTCTGCACTCCGGGTAGCTTTTGGTGAGTTTCTTGTATTCTAGATGACTTCACATTACTTTAAGTTTGGTATTTTTAAGGCGTCATGAGTCTTGTCCCGGCACATATCTTAaatattagaggcttcatagatagaatGAGTTAAGAGTCATTCACaatttacttttccttgagatgTCTTTGCAAACTTTTATTCTTATGTCATTGAGTATTTTACAACTACAATTTTAGTTGAGTATTTAATTTgagtttaaatattaaaaattatattttaagccCATTACACTACAAAAAAAGGGGGTCATTTTATGGAGGGGTTTTAATCGATTTGTGGGAGTTTTTGACCCACACAAAGTTAATTGAGGCGGTTTTAGAAACTGTTACAATTACCTATGTCACGAGCATAATTGTGACGGTTTAATAGAACCTTCATTACATCCTCCACAAAATGATTTTGTAATTTGTGGTAATTCGTTACCCCttaaatatgattttagaattttaataaatacactATACAAGGGTTTATAACTCACAATTAATATAGTCTCgatatcttatttaattttcttgaaaaggtttttatctttttattttaccctcCCTAGGAGCTCCCACCCCTTTTGCTCCCTTGGTGACTCCAACTTGCAACCCAACTTCTACCCCTTTTGCTTCGTTGGTGACTCAAACTCGCAACCTTTGAGTTGGAAGTGAGGGGTGCTTACCATCCGACCAACTCcctttcttctttaaaaaactTGAGTTCTATCATTGATAACATActttacatttaaaatatacaagttacaaaataacataaatcttAATTCATGACAAATTGACACAATTAGTAACTATGTTTGATAACTTAAAGTTTAAACTTTTAACAAGTGGTATTTCAcatcaaacaaatataaaaaaggtaatataataatttaattatagtgATTTGTGTTTACTATTAttgtttcatattttctttcatcacaacaacaccatatattcttataacaaaataatattttgtttatatatttttagataaatttcacattttaataagtttatattcattattttttagataaatataattttctacatTCATATGTAAAAATTATCTTAACTATATGGTCAATGGGTCTTAATAGAACttccaaatatttaaaacttgtatctaaagtcaaatatttttatatatatatatatatatatatttatgcatGTATAGTTTTATTTGGGTCGATACATAAATCACCTTAAATCTAAGAAGCCGAGTGGGTGGGTTGGTCCGGgtggagagaaaaaaaatcacatgaccttaataattttttttattttaaccatTCAATTACATATCATAGGAGTGACATTTTTATCTGTTATTTCATTCTCTTGAAAGAATAAACCTAAATATCTAAATTGTATGTACTTTGATACCGCAATTCAATTACAATGAATTTTACTCTTCTCATGCTAATTAAACATGCAATGCATATAATCATATGTATTTCTACTTTCCATGATTACCTTGTTTTCTAAAGTATtttctatgtttcatgtttttttatttatttcctattttgtaCAAGTGTAGcaaattataatgaattatgGCATTTACAAAGCTTCacaatttattgtattttgcaGAGGTTATCACAAACCGCCACAGTAAATCGgctacaaattaaaataaattgcgGTGACGACAAAACCTCACAATTTGGTGCAATTTGTGGAGGTTATCACACGTCTCCATAataaaacaatcacaaaataaattatatcgcATGGGTTAAAATAAGCATTACAAAATGATTTATAGTGTATTATTTTAAAACCCCACAAATAAACCTCTGCCAATTAGTCTTTTTTTGGTAGTGTTACCGCGTGAATGATTATTCCACTAAGTAGTCAGTCAAACCAAGAATTCAATTGAGGTTCAGTTACGTTTCTCGAGTGCCAGCcacatccagggtgtaggctcgaggTGTGATATCTAGTCAGCCAAATGTGAATATATTCACTAGCATGAAGgatttctttccaaaaaattaaaatatatcagttacttttaaataaaaacagtCAAGTctattaacttattattattcaaatcaaattatttcttatacAATCTGATTAGTCAACTCAATATTCTTTAAATTCGTGTTAAGAGAGACAATTACAAGGAAAACATCTCTCTGTTAAGTAATTATTTAGGAGTTCTCAATATTTGTGACAAAGATGAATGATGCAGATGCAAGGGGTAAATGTGCAGCATGTAAGTACCAAAACAAAAGATGTGATGAGAATTGTCCATTAGCTCCGTTTTTTCCTTCCAACAAAGTTGATGAATTTGATAAAGTCATTCGACTTTTCAGCATCGATTTTCTCAAAGATATGCTGAATTCTGTTACTACTAATGAGGAAAAGGCAAAAATGGTTGAAACCCTAATTTTAGAGGCGAAGATTAGGTCTGAAAATCCTGGGTACGGGAGCATTGCCGTTACAGAAAAATTGAGTCTAGAAATTGAAAATACTCAAAAGGAGCTTGatttaatacaaaaaacaatTGCTTTTTACAAAGAATTGGGTGGAAGATCATCCTTGAACAAGGTatgttttcttcaatttttatttgttattctttatcatttttattttttcgatgcTTTTGTCCTATTGtattcataataaatttttgaaattatcaattaaaGTATATTATACATCACTTGCTCTTGACTTACCAATTGAGATCTTTTATCTTTAGGTTTACTAATTAGTTTGTCTAATCATGATTGAATGATTTGTGTTCTCACTTTTCTTTTtggaacaatatatatttttttttattactagaAAGCCATTACATTGGTCCTAGGCACATAAGTAAGCATTACAGTTGTCATAGCCAAATTACTAAGCATTGCATTTCTAATACATATATTTCTCATAGCAGCTAAGTTGGTACTAGTACTAAGAGGGATTTCTATGATTGTCCACCTCTATCATAGTTAATAGTTATTAACACCTACTAGGGTGGGTAAAGCAAAAGAGTACCTTCATCTTATCGTTCCTGAAACCTTCCTTGTGCTGCCAATAGATGTTTGAGTTTACTCCCTCCCTGAAAACTGTGGCGGATCAGCGAATTCCCAAAATTCTTTAGTGATGACTTGCATTTTGAAGGAAACTTGAACATTTTTGTGATTGATTAACTTTATGACCTCAGAGGAGTCTGTTTCAATTTCTAGATTTGTAATTTAGTGATCGTTGACAAGGTTAAGGTTGTGGAAAAGGTCCATGAGTTCCATGAAAGTTTGATTGATGGTGATGAACTTTTTCTTAGAAACCTATCACCCATATACCCTTTTCATATCTCAAAATCCGTCCTATGCCCCCAATATTTGCAACTCTATTGTAGGAGTCATCAATGTTAAGCTTCAAGAAACCTTCAGCGGGGGGATTCCATTAGATGTGCATCGTGAGGCTAGCCCTAAGAGGATGGAATTGGGAGTTAGAGGATAAAGTGAACTGAAGAACTTTGTGCTTTAGATTGTGGATGTTTATAGGGTGCTTGGAGTTGTTAAACACATTTTGGTCACGATTGGTCCAAATGTAGCAGATTGcaaaggagaagaaaatttCCCATTTGGCTAAAGGATTTTGCATTGAAGGATAATTGTTCTTGATCTTCATCAGACAATTATCATTAGTTTTAAAGTCTGTGTCAAAGTGTATGTGATAACTTCCTCAAAAATGCTTTGCTATACGGCTATGAGAACGTGGTTCAAGGATTCAAGATTCAAACTACAAATAGGGcataatttatcattattaacGTTAATGGTTTGGAGATACAATTTTGAGGAAAACCTATTATGGGAGCATTGTCATAGgaagtatttaattttattgagGGACTTTACATCCCAAATTAATTGGAAGTTGTAAATGTTGGGATATGAAGGTTGAAACATTTTTCGGAGGGAGGTTTAGGTAAAGAGGTCTTGTAGTTTAGGGACCATATAGGGAAGTTTGATCCAGAATGACTATCTAAAGGAATTTGATAGTTGCGATCAACAATACTCGTCGAGATGGGAAAAGAGTAGTTATTAAGATTCAAATTTCCGTTATTAATAATCCTAACAATTTTCATGTTAATTTGATTCTTATTGATATTGACTTCATTGAGGgatctattattattgttaggaGGGATCCAATTGTTATGTCATATGTTAACTCTATTTCCATCTGTAAGCACTCAATGCCTTTATTGTAAACCCTCCACCAATTGAGAATATTTTTCCAGATAAAGGAACCTCTTTTGCTAGGctatttcttttctattatttagAGAGCATACAGTTTGCCCAAAAAATCTTAGAGCCTAGGAAGAGCCTTCATGCTAAGCTGCCTAACGTGTGTTGTTCTTATGCTCCGTAGTAATGATGTCCAGCCCCCCTTCTGCTTTGGGTTTGGTTACTAGGGTCCAAGTAAGATAATGAATATTCCTCTTATAGGAAGTACTACCCCATGTAAAATCTCGTTTAATTTTGTCCGTTCTCTTAAGGGTGGAGCTAGTAAATTTAAAGTGATTCATATGGTACGTAGGAATGATGTTGGGGGTACTCTTTGCCATGGTGGTTCTTTCATCTTAAGTGAGAAAATGCACTTTCCA
Coding sequences within it:
- the LOC138338261 gene encoding LOB domain-containing protein 24-like, whose product is MNDADARGKCAACKYQNKRCDENCPLAPFFPSNKVDEFDKVIRLFSIDFLKDMLNSVTTNEEKAKMVETLILEAKIRSENPGYGSIAVTEKLSLEIENTQKELDLIQKTIAFYKELGGRSSLNKIVDVYRVLGVVKHILVTIGPNVADCKGEENFPFG